Within the Streptomyces sp. NBC_00353 genome, the region GGTGATCGTCGTCCACGCCCCGACGTGCACCTGGTCGCCGTCCTGGAGCGGAACGGGGACGTAGGGCTGGATCGGGTCCTCGGCGCCGTTGAGCGTGGTGCCGTTCGTGGAGTTCTGGTCGACCACGGCCCAGCTGCCGTCGGGCTGCTGCACCAGCACCGCGTGCTGGTGCGAGACCCCCGGGTCCTCCGGCGGCACGGACAGATCGACATCGGGGGACTCGCCGGTGCTGTGCCGACGACGGCCGATGGTGACCTGGTTGCCGGTGAGCGGAAGGCGCTGCTCCGGGGAGTACGCGGGCAGGTTGAGCCCGGTCGCCTCGGGGCCGCTGCGCTGCATCATCGCCAGGAAGTACTCACGGTCCGGGGCGATGACCGCCGTCCAGTTCGCGGGCGCCTGGTTCGGGACGTGGCTCTGGAACGGCGGCGACTGCTGCTGCCTCGGGGGCTGCGGAGCCTGCGGTGCCTGCGGCTGCGAGGGCGGCGGCAGCATCCAGTCGTCACCGCCCGGCTGCTGAACCTGCGGCTGCGGCGGCGCGGTCTGCTGCTGGAAGGACGGCGGGGGCGGCGGGCCCTGTTGCTGGAACGGGTTCGGCGGGGGCGGCGGGCCCTGCTGCTGGAACGGGTTCGGCGGCTGCTGCGGACCCGGTCCCGGAGGACCCGGGTGGCTGCCGGGACCGGACAGCGGCTCGGCCGGACGGTTCACCTGCGAGGGCCGGGAGCTCTGGTATTCGAACGGATCGCGCTGCTGCTGCGGCGGCGGACCCTGCTGCGCCTGGAAGCCGGGCGGCAGGTTCAGACCGGGCACCGGTCCGCCGGCACCCGGGCGACCGGGGCCCCCGGGCTGCGGGGCCAGCGGGGTGTACGACGTCGCCGTGTTCGTGAGGAAGTTCCACCGGCACTCCTCGCAGAACGGCGCCATCGCCTCACGCGGGGTGCGGCACTGCGGGCAGAGCTCCGCCTGCTGCGTCGCGTCGGGGCCGGGGCCCTGCGGGTAGCCGTAACCGGGAGCGGGCGGCGGGGGAGGCGGCGGTGGGACTGCACCCGCGGGCGCGCCCGCGCCGGCCATGCGATGGCCGCAGACCTCGCACCAGTCGTCGGAACCCGACTGGTGTC harbors:
- a CDS encoding FHA domain-containing protein, which encodes MPTCPNGHQSGSDDWCEVCGHRMAGAGAPAGAVPPPPPPPPAPGYGYPQGPGPDATQQAELCPQCRTPREAMAPFCEECRWNFLTNTATSYTPLAPQPGGPGRPGAGGPVPGLNLPPGFQAQQGPPPQQQRDPFEYQSSRPSQVNRPAEPLSGPGSHPGPPGPGPQQPPNPFQQQGPPPPPNPFQQQGPPPPPSFQQQTAPPQPQVQQPGGDDWMLPPPSQPQAPQAPQPPRQQQSPPFQSHVPNQAPANWTAVIAPDREYFLAMMQRSGPEATGLNLPAYSPEQRLPLTGNQVTIGRRRHSTGESPDVDLSVPPEDPGVSHQHAVLVQQPDGSWAVVDQNSTNGTTLNGAEDPIQPYVPVPLQDGDQVHVGAWTTITIRRG